A single Cupriavidus sp. D39 DNA region contains:
- a CDS encoding phage baseplate assembly protein, translated as MYDIAKKLASAYTVDVQCDISDLTVIPQQNIMLGETAYEIIERAARFSAVLVYEGRDGVLILSRASYLAMSSGVQEGVNMESAGVERSMDQRYSEVTAVMIGTNNLMDLNAVGQPAYTSIDVNVPRHRRRIIISESGELGWSVGKQRADWEVARRAGRSEVLHVVVDNWRDVGGNIWEPNKLIDVLIPSLKVSKGPGGLEPVRYLISEVTLSLSEAGTHAELTLMTPDAFKPQPILIQNLYPELAIPAPRQ; from the coding sequence CGATATTTCTGATCTCACAGTCATCCCGCAGCAGAACATCATGCTGGGGGAGACTGCATACGAGATCATCGAGCGGGCCGCTCGGTTTAGTGCGGTCCTGGTCTATGAGGGGCGGGATGGGGTTCTGATCCTGTCTCGCGCGAGCTATCTGGCGATGTCGAGCGGCGTCCAGGAGGGCGTCAACATGGAGAGCGCGGGCGTGGAGCGATCCATGGACCAGCGCTATTCTGAGGTGACTGCCGTCATGATCGGGACGAACAACCTGATGGATCTGAATGCAGTCGGTCAACCCGCATACACATCCATAGATGTGAACGTCCCGCGGCATCGACGCCGAATCATCATTTCGGAGTCTGGTGAACTGGGCTGGAGTGTCGGCAAGCAGCGCGCAGATTGGGAGGTCGCGCGACGGGCTGGACGCTCTGAGGTGTTGCATGTCGTGGTCGACAACTGGCGCGACGTGGGCGGCAACATATGGGAGCCTAACAAGCTAATAGACGTTCTGATTCCGTCGCTCAAAGTGTCTAAGGGTCCGGGTGGCTTGGAGCCGGTTCGCTACCTGATTAGCGAGGTGACGCTGAGTCTCAGTGAGGCGGGAACCCATGCCGAGTTGACCTTGATGACACCGGATGCGTTTAAGCCGCAGCCGATCCTGATTCAGAACCTCTACCCTGAACTTGCTATCCCGGCGCCAAGACAATGA
- a CDS encoding phage baseplate assembly protein, protein MTTVNDAGGVQMMQVKLNAEETRDNTPRVPEFGLASNPPVGSDAIVVFLGGDRSQGVVLGTVHQVSRPRG, encoded by the coding sequence GTGACCACTGTCAACGATGCGGGCGGCGTCCAGATGATGCAGGTCAAGCTGAATGCGGAGGAGACGCGAGATAACACGCCGCGCGTCCCTGAGTTCGGTTTGGCCTCAAATCCGCCGGTCGGATCGGACGCGATCGTGGTTTTCCTCGGCGGTGATCGCTCTCAAGGGGTAGTGCTCGGCACCGTGCACCAGGTGTCGCGGCCGAGGGGTTGA
- a CDS encoding phage GP46 family protein, producing the protein MADTKTVWDAANSRGDWQIAGPLLASGDDLQTAMLISLFTDRMADDSDVIPGGTNDPRGWWGDDGQTVKIGSRLWLLSREKQTQETLQRAYDYIVEALQWLIDDGVVAKFDVLVEWTKTGELGAHVVAYKQDGSAAASAYAWAWQGIN; encoded by the coding sequence ATGGCCGACACAAAGACAGTATGGGATGCCGCGAATTCGCGCGGCGATTGGCAGATTGCGGGCCCGCTTCTCGCCTCTGGTGATGACTTGCAAACGGCCATGCTCATCAGCCTGTTCACTGACAGGATGGCGGATGACAGCGACGTGATCCCCGGCGGCACAAATGACCCGCGTGGATGGTGGGGCGACGACGGGCAGACGGTCAAGATCGGCTCCCGCTTGTGGCTGCTGTCGCGCGAGAAGCAGACGCAGGAAACACTACAGCGCGCCTATGACTACATCGTTGAGGCGTTGCAATGGCTTATTGACGATGGGGTGGTTGCCAAGTTCGACGTGCTGGTCGAGTGGACGAAAACAGGCGAACTCGGCGCGCACGTCGTCGCCTACAAACAGGATGGCTCCGCGGCGGCAAGTGCTTACGCGTGGGCATGGCAAGGGATTAACTAA
- a CDS encoding YmfQ family protein: MSAPNYSAADYLAAMQALMPRGRVWPRDADSTQSKVLAGLVQIYARNNARASGLLIDAFPVTTVELLPEWELTLGLPDPCAGVSPTIQVRRNQVVAKLASSGGQSVAYFIGLAANLGYDAQVENHAPFRCGQSRAGQPVGSPDWFFAWSLHAPSASVIRFRAGQSAAGEALGSWGNAVLECEIRAVAPAHSIVLFAYDLPIPVVTYLGAPVVDGSGAPVVAL, translated from the coding sequence ATGAGCGCGCCAAACTATTCCGCGGCCGACTACCTGGCCGCGATGCAGGCGCTCATGCCTCGTGGTCGAGTATGGCCGAGAGATGCTGACTCAACCCAATCCAAAGTTTTGGCCGGTCTAGTCCAGATTTATGCCAGAAACAACGCGAGAGCAAGTGGACTCCTGATCGACGCGTTCCCGGTCACGACTGTCGAATTGCTGCCCGAGTGGGAATTAACGCTGGGCCTCCCGGATCCATGCGCAGGCGTCTCGCCAACGATCCAAGTGCGTCGAAACCAAGTCGTCGCGAAACTGGCGAGCAGCGGCGGCCAGTCGGTCGCTTACTTCATTGGTCTGGCAGCGAATCTCGGGTACGACGCCCAGGTCGAGAACCACGCGCCGTTCCGCTGCGGGCAGAGCCGTGCGGGGCAACCGGTTGGGTCGCCGGATTGGTTCTTTGCTTGGTCGCTTCACGCTCCATCCGCATCGGTAATTCGCTTTCGAGCCGGCCAGTCGGCCGCAGGCGAAGCGCTCGGGAGTTGGGGTAACGCCGTTCTTGAGTGCGAGATCAGGGCGGTCGCTCCGGCCCATTCCATTGTTCTGTTTGCCTACGACCTACCGATTCCGGTGGTCACCTATCTAGGGGCGCCAGTCGTTGACGGGAGCGGTGCTCCGGTTGTTGCTCTATAA
- a CDS encoding SGNH/GDSL hydrolase family protein: MNRAGNAINNCTALVGVTETAATDTTNNTAQVVIGGIPYPQLAPAGSIAGWRPVTWGGASSVNIPSAASASQYAVSDWIPLSSIPRADGGTRPLIMVRTQHDGSVDGNFAFLGGPGLTNNRTPSSANRGRFTQFTGSTTGVSNPAAVGSLTGNSFEVFPVFRYRAAALSVMVSGDSTEQNDALVAAGFTSWGYRGCADVSTQSRPINYLNCGCSGKNSNEYWARTQELISAGVVPNVLVIGPASVNDVYSNLDRSFESHRARALEIIEFCNSKGINYLCFIPLLPFNSNNAQQDGYRVAFNSYLQTLAAANPGCSALTFPGLGDGAMPERWVPANNYGGDGTHPTEGAIDTIMAPSLAGYLRSIP; encoded by the coding sequence GTGAATCGCGCTGGCAATGCGATAAATAACTGTACCGCATTGGTCGGCGTGACGGAAACCGCTGCTACCGATACGACGAACAATACGGCACAGGTCGTCATTGGCGGCATTCCCTACCCGCAACTTGCCCCTGCTGGCAGCATCGCCGGGTGGCGGCCCGTTACATGGGGAGGGGCGTCGTCTGTCAACATTCCGTCGGCAGCGAGTGCTAGCCAATACGCCGTGTCGGACTGGATCCCCCTGTCCTCTATCCCACGTGCGGACGGCGGCACTCGCCCATTGATTATGGTCCGCACGCAGCACGATGGGTCGGTCGACGGCAACTTTGCGTTCCTTGGCGGCCCCGGCCTCACAAACAACCGCACCCCAAGTTCTGCGAATCGCGGCCGCTTCACGCAGTTTACCGGCTCCACTACAGGCGTTTCTAATCCAGCAGCAGTGGGGTCATTGACTGGAAATAGCTTCGAAGTCTTCCCCGTTTTCCGCTACAGAGCCGCTGCGCTCTCCGTTATGGTTAGCGGTGATTCGACGGAGCAAAATGACGCCCTGGTCGCCGCCGGCTTTACATCGTGGGGGTATCGCGGCTGCGCAGACGTGTCCACTCAGTCGCGCCCTATCAATTACCTAAACTGCGGTTGTTCAGGAAAGAATTCCAATGAATATTGGGCGAGAACGCAAGAGCTTATTAGTGCCGGGGTTGTTCCAAACGTTCTAGTTATCGGTCCGGCAAGCGTTAACGATGTGTACTCGAATTTGGATAGATCATTTGAGAGTCACAGGGCAAGGGCGCTTGAAATAATTGAATTCTGTAATAGCAAAGGCATTAACTATCTTTGCTTTATCCCGCTGCTCCCATTTAATTCCAATAATGCGCAGCAAGACGGGTACAGGGTTGCATTTAATAGCTACCTGCAGACATTGGCCGCTGCTAATCCGGGATGCTCTGCATTGACGTTTCCCGGGCTGGGTGATGGCGCGATGCCCGAAAGGTGGGTACCCGCAAACAATTATGGTGGGGACGGTACCCACCCCACTGAAGGCGCGATTGACACAATCATGGCACCCTCATTAGCCGGTTATCTGCGCTCCATTCCGTAG
- a CDS encoding DUF6988 family protein — protein sequence MWKAGEHEAVDGECERLFALAAWLDDQGGSHVPSDPQSVLAAACLDQTLEHQKAVLLLTRACLHGAAHALGRGIYESFVRGMWLYRCASVVQVAAFEAQDQKTLPHLKDSSKFVADIGAALEGNAVPSKFRVDYWRILCDFAHTGPMQAKRRLGFEGSPAAMLQKR from the coding sequence ATGTGGAAAGCCGGAGAGCACGAGGCGGTAGATGGGGAGTGTGAGCGTCTTTTCGCGCTGGCCGCATGGCTGGATGACCAGGGCGGGTCTCACGTTCCATCGGACCCTCAATCAGTCTTAGCTGCAGCCTGCCTCGACCAGACTCTCGAGCACCAAAAAGCCGTACTGCTTCTCACGAGAGCGTGTCTGCATGGGGCGGCCCATGCCCTCGGTCGCGGTATCTACGAATCCTTCGTTCGTGGCATGTGGCTCTATCGATGCGCCAGTGTCGTTCAGGTTGCCGCATTTGAGGCGCAGGATCAAAAGACACTGCCGCATCTGAAAGACAGCAGCAAGTTTGTCGCAGATATTGGCGCCGCCCTCGAGGGAAACGCCGTCCCCTCCAAATTCAGGGTTGACTACTGGCGCATCCTCTGTGACTTCGCACACACCGGGCCGATGCAAGCCAAGAGGCGGCTGGGATTCGAGGGGAGTCCCGCGGCTATGTTGCAGAAGAGGTGA
- a CDS encoding glycoside hydrolase family 19 protein, which produces MADALVTAAQLRAIMPLAGARADAFAAPLAAAMLQFEVNTPTRAAAFLAQVAHESGQLRLLREIWGPTPAQRRYEGMADLGNTEPGDGKRFMGRGLIQVTGRKNYLLCGFGLHLDLLTHPELLEQAVHAAASAGWYWHTHNLNRFADAGDFVGLTRAINGGINGIAERRAFWAKAKAVLLA; this is translated from the coding sequence ATGGCTGATGCGCTGGTCACTGCCGCGCAGCTGCGCGCCATCATGCCGCTGGCCGGCGCGCGCGCCGATGCGTTCGCCGCGCCGCTGGCGGCCGCGATGCTGCAGTTCGAGGTCAACACGCCTACGCGCGCGGCTGCCTTCCTGGCGCAGGTTGCGCACGAGTCCGGGCAGTTGCGGCTGCTTCGAGAAATCTGGGGCCCAACGCCGGCCCAGCGCCGGTACGAGGGCATGGCGGATCTGGGCAACACCGAGCCGGGCGACGGCAAGCGGTTCATGGGGCGCGGCCTGATCCAGGTCACCGGGCGGAAGAACTATCTGCTGTGCGGCTTCGGCCTGCACCTGGACCTGCTGACGCATCCCGAGCTGCTCGAGCAGGCCGTGCACGCGGCGGCGTCTGCCGGCTGGTACTGGCACACCCACAACCTGAACCGCTTTGCTGATGCTGGCGACTTCGTCGGCCTGACGCGGGCCATCAACGGCGGGATCAATGGCATTGCCGAGCGGCGGGCGTTCTGGGCGAAGGCCAAGGCCGTCTTGCTCGCCTGA
- a CDS encoding alpha/beta fold hydrolase, with amino-acid sequence MLKTTLNALVLGHGPIRVIGLHGWFGNAQAWKPLADLLDSSRYTIAYLDYRGYGARIDVPGEWTMYEIAQDALQLANELGWDRFHLMGHSMGGMAIQRVMVEAPHRVGRLFAITPVPASGMPLDEATWSLFSAAAEDEAARRAIIDSSTGGRLPKHWVAGMAMRSMKLSDKRAFAAYLVAWAKTNFVERVSESSTPLHIVVGEHDPALTLERMEATTLRWFKNASIEVMPNAGHYPMDETPVALASSIERFLSMEI; translated from the coding sequence ATGCTGAAGACTACCTTGAATGCCCTCGTGCTCGGCCACGGCCCGATCCGTGTCATTGGTTTGCACGGCTGGTTCGGCAACGCCCAGGCGTGGAAGCCTCTGGCCGACTTGCTCGATAGCAGCCGCTACACGATAGCTTACCTCGACTATCGGGGTTATGGCGCTCGCATCGACGTTCCGGGCGAATGGACGATGTATGAAATCGCCCAGGATGCGCTGCAGCTGGCCAACGAGCTCGGATGGGACCGCTTTCACCTGATGGGCCACTCAATGGGCGGCATGGCGATCCAGCGTGTGATGGTTGAGGCACCGCACCGGGTCGGCCGGCTATTCGCCATCACGCCTGTTCCCGCAAGCGGCATGCCGCTTGACGAAGCGACCTGGTCGCTGTTTTCCGCGGCGGCAGAGGATGAAGCTGCGCGACGCGCGATCATCGACAGCTCCACGGGAGGACGCTTGCCAAAGCATTGGGTGGCGGGGATGGCCATGCGCTCCATGAAGCTGTCCGACAAGAGGGCATTTGCTGCTTACCTGGTTGCCTGGGCAAAAACCAACTTCGTCGAGCGCGTGTCTGAGTCGTCCACTCCCTTGCATATCGTCGTCGGGGAGCACGACCCCGCCTTGACGCTCGAGCGGATGGAAGCCACCACGCTTCGCTGGTTCAAGAACGCATCCATCGAGGTCATGCCGAACGCAGGGCACTATCCGATGGACGAAACGCCAGTGGCGCTCGCCAGTTCGATTGAGCGCTTTCTTTCAATGGAAATATGA
- a CDS encoding helix-turn-helix domain-containing protein, giving the protein MKDTARSVAVQGAFGRIGTHTTPRALVEHAHNEFNFVFKLGGSDTGFRVGRKTCQLTDASAIVINPWMPHAKLASEAGPTTVFTVLLHPAWLGELLKLGPLPLVRLFGEPCVALTADIQSIVFRLSASMNSGALFGEAMHEGLVGELAIAVTDTYAASDMRTNFHRRDRPMDARISRAAVLIKDQAKQNPNLDDIAAQVGLSRSRFFEQFKACVGASPQQFMDWARMAVATRLLAETKESVAEVSDELGFAAPSHFARFFAQHMGVPPGEFKRGVISE; this is encoded by the coding sequence ATGAAAGACACAGCGCGTTCTGTGGCTGTGCAAGGCGCGTTTGGTCGCATTGGCACTCACACGACGCCGAGGGCGCTGGTTGAGCATGCACACAACGAATTCAACTTCGTGTTCAAGCTCGGCGGCTCGGACACCGGATTTCGCGTAGGGCGCAAGACGTGTCAGTTGACTGATGCGTCTGCCATCGTCATCAATCCCTGGATGCCCCATGCAAAGCTGGCGAGCGAGGCAGGGCCCACCACGGTGTTCACGGTCCTGCTCCATCCCGCATGGCTGGGCGAACTGCTGAAACTGGGTCCTCTGCCGTTGGTTCGGCTATTCGGCGAACCTTGCGTGGCGCTCACCGCTGATATTCAGAGTATCGTTTTCCGACTGTCGGCATCAATGAATTCCGGTGCGCTGTTTGGCGAAGCCATGCACGAGGGACTCGTGGGTGAACTGGCGATCGCCGTCACTGATACCTATGCCGCATCCGACATGCGCACCAACTTCCATCGACGCGACCGACCGATGGACGCTCGAATCTCGCGGGCAGCGGTGCTGATCAAGGACCAGGCAAAGCAGAACCCCAACCTGGACGATATCGCCGCTCAGGTGGGTCTTTCTCGCTCGCGCTTCTTTGAGCAATTCAAAGCATGCGTCGGTGCGTCGCCGCAGCAATTCATGGATTGGGCTCGCATGGCGGTGGCCACCCGATTGCTCGCCGAAACGAAGGAGAGCGTTGCCGAGGTTTCAGACGAATTGGGTTTCGCTGCGCCCAGCCACTTCGCACGTTTCTTCGCTCAGCACATGGGCGTTCCACCCGGCGAGTTCAAGCGCGGGGTGATCAGCGAGTAG
- a CDS encoding VOC family protein: protein MLCKKLHHAAYRCVDARATVDFYTQVLGLKFSHAMGEDHVPSTGAYSPHIHIFFEMEDGSCIAFFECPNDPGDVKDRTSPDWIQHFAFQVESTDVLMAAKTRFETLGLEVIGPTDHDGFITSIYFFDPSGHRLELTTNTCAPERLKEFEAEAPNVLALWEQTHDWSQREKLFGAKTGYARNRASNESTR from the coding sequence ATGCTCTGCAAAAAACTTCATCATGCTGCCTACCGCTGCGTGGACGCACGAGCGACGGTTGATTTCTACACCCAAGTCCTGGGCTTGAAGTTCTCACATGCAATGGGCGAGGACCATGTGCCATCCACTGGCGCTTACAGCCCTCATATCCACATCTTTTTCGAGATGGAGGACGGTAGCTGCATCGCCTTCTTCGAATGCCCCAACGACCCGGGGGACGTCAAAGATCGCACATCGCCAGACTGGATCCAGCACTTCGCGTTCCAGGTTGAGAGCACCGACGTGCTGATGGCGGCAAAAACTCGCTTCGAGACGCTCGGACTCGAGGTGATAGGGCCCACGGATCACGATGGCTTCATCACGTCGATCTACTTCTTTGACCCTTCCGGCCATCGTCTGGAACTCACGACAAACACTTGCGCTCCCGAGCGCCTTAAAGAGTTCGAGGCCGAGGCACCTAACGTGCTCGCCTTGTGGGAGCAGACGCACGACTGGTCCCAGCGCGAAAAGCTGTTTGGCGCGAAGACCGGTTATGCGCGCAATCGTGCATCGAATGAATCTACTCGCTGA
- a CDS encoding fumarylacetoacetate hydrolase family protein: MKLASLNNGTPDGQLVVVSRDMRTASAVPTIAATMQAALDRWTQVLPGLQRVYERLNASDCPDAWHFDPTAVAAPLPRAYQFLDGSVYPSHMATVRKARGAIMPAGFETTPLLYQGNSDRFLAPTEPILHAQDEGYGIDFEAEVVAVTGNVPQGTRSASARSAILLLGLLNDTSLRGVIPDEIGRGFGFMQGKPARTMGPVFITPDEAGPLWDGRLLSGRYVCEVRGERIGELDPGIDAMFGYDDLIAHAARTRDLGAGTVLGLGAIANLDRRRGCGCIAELRAYEQIEQGQARTPCLRFGDDVYLELFAPEGTSLFGAIRQRVGRFVSVSG; the protein is encoded by the coding sequence ATGAAACTTGCTAGTCTCAACAATGGCACTCCCGACGGCCAGCTAGTCGTGGTCAGCCGGGACATGCGCACAGCCAGCGCGGTGCCAACGATCGCGGCCACAATGCAAGCTGCTCTGGACCGCTGGACTCAGGTCTTGCCCGGTCTGCAGCGCGTATATGAGCGGCTCAATGCGTCGGACTGTCCGGATGCATGGCACTTCGATCCGACCGCCGTCGCTGCGCCGCTGCCGCGCGCATACCAGTTCCTCGATGGCAGCGTCTATCCGTCACATATGGCGACAGTCCGGAAGGCCAGAGGCGCCATCATGCCGGCGGGGTTCGAGACCACGCCGCTTCTCTATCAGGGAAACTCTGACCGCTTCCTGGCCCCAACTGAGCCCATCCTGCATGCGCAGGATGAAGGCTACGGCATTGACTTCGAAGCTGAGGTTGTCGCGGTGACCGGAAACGTTCCCCAAGGAACCCGTTCAGCATCGGCTCGCAGCGCGATCCTGCTGCTGGGGTTGCTCAACGACACGTCCTTGCGCGGGGTGATTCCTGACGAAATCGGCCGAGGCTTCGGCTTCATGCAGGGCAAGCCGGCGCGCACGATGGGGCCTGTGTTCATCACCCCCGATGAGGCAGGCCCGTTGTGGGACGGACGTCTGTTATCCGGGCGCTATGTCTGCGAAGTCCGCGGTGAACGCATCGGCGAGCTGGACCCAGGCATCGACGCGATGTTCGGTTACGACGACCTGATTGCGCACGCGGCGCGCACGCGGGATCTGGGGGCCGGCACGGTACTCGGGCTGGGCGCCATCGCCAACCTCGACCGCCGTCGCGGATGCGGCTGCATCGCCGAGCTCCGAGCCTATGAACAGATCGAGCAAGGACAGGCGCGCACACCATGCCTGCGTTTCGGCGATGACGTCTATCTCGAGCTTTTTGCTCCCGAGGGGACAAGCCTGTTCGGTGCCATCCGCCAGCGCGTGGGGCGCTTTGTGTCCGTCTCAGGCTGA
- a CDS encoding alpha/beta hydrolase family protein, which yields MFQYFPGNYMWSLAVNRALVSGGHLGELHWACEPLREASGPDGHGDNEAWHHAWLKLARQLEGIASEAASAGHKVTARDHYMRAALYYQWAEAFLKPNDPRAKSTFAKHLEAFALGAVRFAPQIEIIEIPFEGKVLHGYFVPAATGDGPRPAVLLSDGLDGTKEEMVYVALALSQRGISTLAIDHPGQGATLRLSGLKARHDSEVAAGAAVDYLVSRSDVDSERIGIVAASMGGYYAPRAAAYEKRFKACVAWGAVYDYHSVWLRRFQVQPGKPVSLDVKAALGTTGDHILHILGVNSFDEALRALESFHLREAAQDIRCDILIVHGEDDKQTPLSDAQKLFDAIGSTKKTMRVFTRTEGGAAHVQLDRPEPALSLLCDWLLDHL from the coding sequence ATGTTTCAGTACTTTCCCGGCAATTACATGTGGTCCTTGGCCGTCAACCGCGCCCTGGTCAGCGGTGGGCACTTGGGAGAACTCCATTGGGCTTGCGAGCCGCTGCGTGAGGCCTCCGGCCCGGACGGACACGGCGATAACGAGGCTTGGCACCATGCCTGGCTCAAGCTCGCTCGGCAGCTCGAAGGCATCGCCAGCGAAGCTGCCAGCGCAGGGCACAAGGTCACTGCACGCGATCACTACATGCGCGCGGCGCTCTATTATCAATGGGCAGAAGCGTTCTTGAAGCCGAATGACCCGCGAGCCAAGTCGACCTTCGCGAAGCACCTGGAAGCGTTTGCACTAGGGGCTGTACGCTTCGCCCCCCAGATCGAGATCATCGAGATTCCGTTCGAAGGCAAAGTGCTGCACGGCTACTTCGTTCCGGCGGCAACCGGTGACGGCCCACGGCCGGCGGTCTTGCTCTCCGACGGTCTGGACGGCACGAAGGAAGAGATGGTGTATGTGGCATTGGCCTTGTCGCAACGCGGCATCTCGACACTGGCCATCGATCATCCTGGGCAGGGTGCAACTCTCCGGCTGTCCGGCCTGAAAGCGCGGCATGACTCGGAGGTGGCGGCAGGAGCGGCAGTGGACTACCTTGTGAGCCGCTCTGATGTCGACTCGGAGCGCATCGGTATCGTGGCAGCCAGCATGGGCGGCTACTACGCGCCGCGCGCCGCTGCTTACGAGAAACGCTTCAAGGCCTGCGTCGCCTGGGGCGCCGTGTACGACTATCACAGCGTTTGGCTGCGCCGCTTCCAGGTGCAACCTGGGAAGCCCGTTTCGCTTGACGTCAAGGCCGCGCTAGGCACGACGGGCGATCACATTCTGCACATCCTCGGGGTGAACAGTTTCGACGAGGCATTACGCGCACTGGAGTCGTTTCACCTGCGCGAGGCTGCGCAAGACATCCGTTGCGACATCTTGATTGTGCATGGGGAAGACGACAAGCAGACTCCCCTGAGCGACGCTCAGAAGCTGTTCGATGCGATCGGCAGTACGAAGAAGACGATGCGTGTATTCACGCGTACCGAAGGCGGAGCGGCTCACGTGCAGCTAGATCGGCCGGAGCCGGCGCTGAGCCTGCTGTGTGACTGGCTGCTTGACC